In Pseudomonas poae, a single genomic region encodes these proteins:
- a CDS encoding LysR family transcriptional regulator, with translation MNRNELRKADINLMVVFEALMLERNVTRVAEKLFLGQPTISSALNRLRTLFNDPLFIRVGHRMEPTARAEEIIQHLSPALDSLSSALSLTHDFDPSISTMTFRIGLSDDVEFGLLPPLLRTLRREAPSVVFVVQHVDYWRIPDLLASGDITVGITQTRGLPANAKRKLLRHIHPRILRADHSDTPLTLDEYCSRPHVLVSHTANVSGFADEWLAEIGRKRQVVLSVPQYSALPALLAGTDLIASLPDYTAEAMAVSGQLFCEPFPFETPTLDLSMVWLSHVDTDPAERWVRSRLEAFMSDRGLAAKP, from the coding sequence ATGAATCGCAATGAATTACGCAAGGCCGACATCAACCTGATGGTGGTGTTCGAAGCGCTGATGCTGGAGCGCAATGTGACACGGGTGGCCGAGAAGCTGTTTCTGGGGCAGCCGACCATCAGCTCGGCCCTCAACCGGTTGCGCACCTTGTTTAATGATCCGCTGTTTATTCGCGTTGGCCACCGCATGGAGCCCACGGCGCGTGCCGAGGAAATCATCCAGCATCTGTCGCCCGCCCTGGATTCACTGTCGTCGGCCCTGAGCCTGACCCACGATTTCGACCCGTCCATCAGCACCATGACATTCCGTATCGGTTTGTCCGATGACGTTGAATTTGGCCTGCTGCCACCCCTGCTGCGCACCCTGCGCCGGGAAGCACCGTCGGTGGTGTTTGTGGTGCAGCATGTCGACTATTGGCGCATTCCCGATCTGCTCGCCTCCGGTGACATCACCGTGGGCATCACCCAGACCCGAGGCCTGCCGGCCAACGCCAAGCGCAAGCTGCTGCGCCATATCCACCCGCGCATCCTGCGGGCAGACCACTCGGACACGCCGCTGACCCTCGACGAATACTGCTCACGCCCCCACGTGCTGGTGTCCCACACCGCCAACGTGTCGGGGTTTGCTGATGAGTGGCTGGCGGAAATCGGCCGCAAGCGCCAGGTGGTGCTGTCGGTGCCGCAGTACAGCGCGTTACCAGCGTTGCTGGCCGGGACGGACCTGATTGCCAGCTTGCCGGACTACACTGCCGAGGCCATGGCGGTGTCGGGCCAGCTGTTTTGCGAGCCGTTTCCGTTCGAAACACCGACGTTGGATTTGTCCATGGTCTGGCTCAGTCATGTGGACACTGACCCCGCCGAGCGCTGGGTGCGTTCGCGGCTGGAGGCGTTCATGAGTGATCGAGGATTGGCGGCCAAACCCTGA
- a CDS encoding ABC transporter substrate-binding protein, with translation MMPLFKTLTALALGALALTAQAEELKVMTSGGFTAAYKLLGPQYAQHSGDTLDTILGPSMGKAPEAIPNRLARGEHADVVIMVGYALDDLIKQGKVDKASRVELADSRIGLVVKDGAAKPAIGTDAELKAVLSKAKSVAYSDSASGVYVEKELFKKLGMPAKGTMIERIPVAEQVAKGDYEVGLQQVAELLPVKGVTYVGKIPEDVQSVTRFAAGIPVNAEHPEQAKALLQYLASPEAQPVVQATGLDSVSR, from the coding sequence ATGATGCCTCTGTTCAAGACCCTGACGGCCCTGGCCCTCGGCGCACTGGCGCTGACGGCCCAGGCCGAAGAGCTGAAGGTGATGACCTCCGGTGGCTTTACTGCCGCTTATAAATTGCTGGGCCCGCAGTATGCCCAGCACAGCGGCGACACCTTGGACACAATCCTCGGCCCATCGATGGGCAAGGCGCCGGAAGCGATTCCCAACCGCCTCGCCCGTGGCGAACACGCCGACGTGGTGATCATGGTCGGCTACGCCCTGGATGACTTGATCAAACAGGGCAAGGTCGACAAGGCGTCCCGCGTGGAATTGGCGGACTCGCGCATCGGCCTGGTGGTGAAGGACGGCGCAGCCAAACCGGCCATCGGTACCGATGCAGAACTCAAGGCCGTGCTGAGCAAGGCCAAGTCCGTGGCGTATTCGGACAGCGCCAGCGGCGTGTATGTCGAGAAGGAGTTGTTCAAGAAACTCGGCATGCCCGCCAAAGGCACCATGATCGAACGCATCCCGGTGGCCGAGCAGGTCGCCAAGGGTGACTACGAAGTGGGCTTGCAGCAGGTGGCGGAACTGCTGCCGGTAAAGGGCGTGACCTACGTCGGCAAGATCCCGGAAGACGTGCAATCTGTGACGCGCTTTGCGGCGGGCATTCCGGTGAACGCCGAACACCCTGAGCAGGCCAAGGCGCTGTTGCAGTACCTGGCCTCGCCCGAGGCGCAACCGGTGGTGCAAGCCACCGGCCTGGACTCGGTGTCACGCTGA
- a CDS encoding MFS transporter — protein MTSPTRPDSARSKVGAVFRVTSGNFLEQFDFFLFGFYATYIAAAFFPAANEFASLMMTFAVFGAGFLMRPLGAIILGAYIDDVGRRKGLIVTLSIMASGTLLIVLVPGYHTIGLWAPALVLLGRLLQGFSAGAELGGVSVYLAEMATPGRKGFYTSWQSGSQQISIVVAAALGYGLNVWMEPAVVADWGWRIPFAIGCVIIPFIFILRRNLQETEEFANRKHRPTMREVLATLVKNWTVVIGGMLMVAMTTTAFYLITVYAPTFGKTVLQLSTSDALLVTLLVAISNFVWLPIGGTLSDRFGRKPVLIAMTALTVITAYPALSFVVNAPSFAHMLETLLWFSFLYGMYNGAMIPALTEIMPVEVRVAGFSLAYSLATAIFGGFTPAISTWFIHITEDKASPAYWMMFAAACALCSTLALYRRASTRGQVIREAV, from the coding sequence ATGACTAGCCCTACCCGGCCCGACTCTGCCCGCTCGAAAGTTGGTGCGGTATTCCGCGTTACTTCGGGCAACTTCCTCGAACAGTTCGACTTCTTTCTGTTCGGTTTCTACGCCACCTACATCGCTGCCGCGTTCTTCCCCGCCGCTAATGAGTTTGCGTCATTAATGATGACCTTCGCCGTGTTCGGCGCGGGCTTCCTGATGCGTCCGTTGGGCGCGATCATTTTGGGTGCCTATATCGATGACGTTGGTCGTCGCAAAGGCCTGATCGTGACCCTGTCGATCATGGCCAGCGGCACGCTGCTGATCGTGTTGGTGCCCGGTTATCACACCATTGGCCTGTGGGCCCCGGCGCTGGTGCTGTTGGGCCGCTTGCTGCAAGGCTTCTCGGCCGGCGCGGAACTGGGCGGTGTCTCGGTCTACCTCGCCGAAATGGCCACCCCCGGCCGCAAGGGTTTCTACACCAGCTGGCAATCGGGCAGCCAACAGATCTCCATCGTGGTCGCCGCCGCTCTGGGTTATGGCCTGAACGTGTGGATGGAACCTGCCGTGGTCGCCGATTGGGGCTGGCGTATTCCGTTCGCCATCGGCTGCGTGATCATCCCGTTCATCTTCATCCTGCGTCGCAACCTGCAGGAAACCGAAGAGTTCGCCAACCGCAAACATCGCCCGACCATGCGCGAAGTGCTGGCCACTCTGGTGAAAAACTGGACCGTGGTGATCGGCGGCATGCTGATGGTGGCCATGACCACCACCGCGTTCTACCTGATCACGGTGTACGCGCCGACCTTTGGCAAGACCGTGCTGCAGCTGAGCACCTCCGATGCCCTGCTGGTGACCTTGCTGGTGGCCATTTCCAACTTTGTCTGGCTGCCGATCGGCGGCACCCTCAGTGACCGCTTCGGCCGCAAGCCGGTGCTGATCGCCATGACCGCCCTGACCGTAATCACCGCCTACCCGGCGCTGTCGTTCGTGGTCAACGCGCCAAGCTTCGCCCATATGCTGGAAACCCTGCTGTGGTTCTCCTTCCTGTATGGCATGTACAACGGCGCGATGATCCCGGCCCTCACCGAGATCATGCCGGTAGAAGTACGCGTGGCTGGTTTCTCATTGGCCTACAGCCTGGCGACCGCGATCTTCGGTGGCTTCACCCCGGCGATCTCCACCTGGTTTATTCACATCACCGAAGACAAGGCTTCGCCGGCCTACTGGATGATGTTTGCCGCAGCGTGTGCCCTGTGCTCGACCTTGGCACTTTATCGCCGTGCCAGTACCCGTGGGCAGGTGATCCGGGAGGCGGTGTGA
- a CDS encoding VOC family protein — MKFAYTIIYVPDVAASLAFFEKAFGFSRRFLHESGTYGELETGDTTLSFAAHELGEMNFKGGHVEAHTSRQPLGMEVGFVTEDVLVAHAKALANGATELSAPSAKPWGQVVSYVRCPDGTLVELCTPIQG; from the coding sequence ATGAAATTTGCCTACACCATCATCTACGTGCCCGACGTGGCCGCCTCCCTGGCGTTTTTCGAAAAGGCCTTCGGTTTCAGTCGCCGTTTCCTGCATGAATCCGGCACCTATGGCGAATTGGAAACCGGCGATACCACGCTGTCGTTTGCTGCCCATGAATTGGGCGAGATGAATTTCAAGGGTGGGCATGTTGAAGCGCACACCTCCCGGCAGCCGCTAGGCATGGAAGTGGGGTTCGTGACTGAGGATGTGCTGGTCGCCCATGCAAAAGCACTGGCAAACGGCGCGACGGAATTGTCGGCACCGAGCGCCAAGCCGTGGGGGCAAGTGGTGTCTTATGTGCGTTGCCCGGACGGGACGCTGGTGGAGCTTTGCACGCCAATCCAAGGCTGA